From the genome of Gemmatimonadaceae bacterium:
CCGACGCCGTCACCGGCGTCATTCAGATCTTCACGCGGCGCGGCAGCGGACTTCCGCGCACCACGATTTCCGCGCGCGCCGGGAGCTACTCGTCGTCCGATGTCGACGGCACGGTGCTCGGCGCATTCAGCACCGGCGACTTCTCGCTTGCGCTCGCGCGTCACGATACGAAGGGCATTTACGCGTTCAACAACGCATATCGCAACACCGTCGCGAGCGGCGGTGTACATCTCACGCTCGACCCGCGCACGGACCTGCGCGTGACGTTTCGCTACAACGACGGCGCGTTCCATTATCCGACCAATGGCGGCGGTGATCCGGTCGACAGCAACGCGATGCAGTCCGAGGACCGCACGACGCTGAGCGCCGAGCTGGGACGATTCTTTACCCCGCGAATCGATGCGCGGCTGAGCATTACCTCCGAGGTGACGTCCGGCGGCACCGACGATCAGCCGGACACGCCGAAGAGCAGTGGCTTCGAGTCGGTCGATCGCACGCGGCGGCGCGGCGCGGACCTCCACGCCGATTTTGATCTGCCGGTGGCAACCATCCTGACCGCGGGTGCGCAGGCCGAGCAGGAGGATGAACGCACGGAAAGCCAGAGTGTGTTCGGGACGTTCCAGTCCACGTCGATCTTCACAGCGTCCCGCCGTAACACCGCGCTCTATGCACAAACACTCACGACGCTCCCCGAATCCGTCGTCGTCACACTGGGCGGCCGCCGCGACGACAACGAGCGATTCGGCGTGTTCGGCACGTATCGCGCCGGCGCCAGTTGGCGCGCGTCCACCGGCACGCAGTTCCGTGGATCGGTCGGCACCGCATTCCGCGAGCCGACGTTCCTCGAGAACTACTCGACCGGATTCGTGACCGGCAATCGCGCGCTGCGACCCGAGCGCACGGCGACGTGGGAGGCGGGCATTCGCCAATCGCTGTTCGCCGACCGCGTCTCGCTTGGCGTCACCCACTTCGATCAACGCTTCCGCGACATGATCGACTACACCGGATCGACCGCGAGCTGCGGCGCGAGCTACTGCAACGTCGCGCGCGCCACCGCG
Proteins encoded in this window:
- a CDS encoding TonB-dependent receptor, which produces MSLLGALAVAGPLAAQLGAQQTDTSRLAPVVVTATRVPISAAAAPATIDVITGDELRRRGVTSIAAALQTLPGVTFAQNGSFGAATSLFLRGGEAKYVKVLLDGVPMNDPGGAIDFSSLTTDNVERIEIVRGPASVLYGADAVTGVIQIFTRRGSGLPRTTISARAGSYSSSDVDGTVLGAFSTGDFSLALARHDTKGIYAFNNAYRNTVASGGVHLTLDPRTDLRVTFRYNDGAFHYPTNGGGDPVDSNAMQSEDRTTLSAELGRFFTPRIDARLSITSEVTSGGTDDQPDTPKSSGFESVDRTRRRGADLHADFDLPVATILTAGAQAEQEDERTESQSVFGTFQSTSIFTASRRNTALYAQTLTTLPESVVVTLGGRRDDNERFGVFGTYRAGASWRASTGTQFRGSVGTAFREPTFLENYSTGFVTGNRALRPERTATWEAGIRQSLFADRVSLGVTHFDQRFRDMIDYTGSTASCGASYCNVARATAKGQEFEAHVTATRHIGLDANLTHLDTRVLDPGDTANGSLFVANQALIRRPTTSWNVGGAFASERGSVDVRVIHVGARGDRDFRPFPALSVVDPAYTRTDLGGVLPLAQFAPRLHGTELTLHVENLFDTNYQSVFNFLSPRRTVLAGARATF